A window from Sphingobacterium hotanense encodes these proteins:
- a CDS encoding FAD-dependent oxidoreductase: protein MKKIYLLCLILFLSNSQLISQIKTDVLIIGGGASGTMAAIQASRLGVKAVVVEETVWLGGMLTSAGVSAIDGNHKMPSGLWGEFREKLYQHYGGAEAVETGWVSNTLFEPSIGNKILQEMVAKEPNIKVLFETHWANPSKTANGWVMDVKAINGKSTKVEAKVLIDATELGDVMAALKVPYYLGMDSQTLTKESFALSEGNDIVQDLTYVITLKDFGKGANKTIKKPKNYDPSEFAGCCDVSDPATHLKDNNDCYKMLTYGALPNNKFMINWPKKGNDIYLNIIEKSPVERAKMLEEAKQMTLRFVYYIQNELGFKHLGIAYDEYPTKDGFPMIPYHRESRRLKAKSLFALQHIMSPFETEEAYYKTGIAVGDYTIDHHHYKYGNAPEIDFVKIRVPSYNVPMGSLVPADYDGLIVSEKSIGVSNIVNGATRLQPVVLGIGQASGALAAVSVKQGKQPSEVSIRDVQAALLDHKAYIMPYIDVSSTDPQFKILQKIGATGLLKGTGVPYKWANQTWFYPEREVSQYELMQGLRSYFPALNNNWDASGESLDLTGLRTMLNYVKKDVSEESLRSMLKEEGIDVIDNASKLNRRSVAVLLDKVLNLFDQEIDYAGNLKNKQF, encoded by the coding sequence ATGAAGAAGATTTACTTATTGTGCTTAATTCTTTTCTTGTCCAATTCGCAACTTATTTCACAGATAAAGACAGATGTTTTAATTATCGGGGGTGGTGCCAGTGGTACTATGGCCGCGATTCAAGCATCGCGTCTGGGCGTGAAGGCTGTTGTTGTAGAGGAAACCGTTTGGTTGGGCGGTATGTTGACATCGGCGGGCGTGTCTGCGATCGATGGTAATCACAAAATGCCTTCCGGCTTATGGGGAGAATTTAGAGAGAAGTTATATCAGCATTACGGTGGGGCAGAAGCTGTAGAAACTGGATGGGTTAGTAATACCCTTTTCGAACCATCAATCGGAAACAAGATTCTTCAAGAAATGGTAGCGAAAGAGCCTAACATTAAAGTGCTATTTGAAACACATTGGGCCAACCCTAGCAAAACCGCGAATGGATGGGTCATGGATGTTAAAGCAATCAATGGTAAGTCGACCAAAGTGGAAGCAAAAGTATTAATTGATGCGACAGAGTTGGGGGATGTAATGGCGGCTTTGAAGGTTCCCTATTACTTGGGTATGGATAGCCAAACCTTAACAAAAGAAAGCTTTGCATTGTCTGAAGGCAATGATATCGTTCAGGATTTGACATATGTAATTACGTTGAAGGATTTTGGAAAAGGAGCTAACAAAACCATCAAGAAGCCTAAAAACTACGATCCATCAGAATTTGCAGGATGTTGTGATGTGTCTGATCCCGCAACGCACTTAAAAGATAATAACGATTGCTATAAAATGCTTACTTACGGCGCCTTGCCGAATAATAAGTTCATGATTAATTGGCCGAAAAAAGGTAATGATATTTACCTTAATATAATCGAAAAAAGTCCAGTAGAACGTGCTAAAATGTTGGAAGAAGCAAAGCAAATGACATTGCGCTTTGTCTATTATATTCAGAACGAGCTTGGCTTTAAACACCTAGGCATCGCGTATGATGAGTATCCAACGAAAGACGGCTTTCCAATGATTCCCTATCATCGCGAATCTAGAAGATTGAAAGCGAAATCCCTCTTTGCACTTCAGCATATCATGTCGCCATTTGAAACAGAAGAAGCCTATTATAAGACCGGTATTGCTGTGGGTGATTACACGATCGACCATCATCATTATAAATATGGAAATGCTCCGGAGATAGATTTCGTTAAGATCCGCGTCCCGTCCTATAATGTTCCTATGGGCTCCTTAGTCCCAGCTGATTACGATGGCTTGATTGTTTCGGAGAAAAGCATTGGTGTCAGTAATATCGTGAATGGTGCGACGCGTTTGCAACCTGTAGTGTTGGGAATCGGTCAGGCTTCGGGAGCTTTAGCAGCCGTGTCCGTTAAACAGGGAAAACAGCCTTCGGAGGTTTCTATTAGAGATGTACAAGCTGCATTATTAGATCATAAAGCTTATATCATGCCTTACATCGATGTGTCATCTACGGATCCTCAATTTAAGATTCTACAAAAAATTGGAGCAACGGGACTTCTAAAAGGTACGGGCGTGCCATACAAATGGGCTAACCAAACCTGGTTTTATCCTGAACGCGAGGTGAGTCAGTATGAATTGATGCAGGGCCTTCGCAGCTATTTTCCAGCATTGAACAATAACTGGGATGCGTCAGGAGAAAGTCTTGATCTTACAGGATTGCGTACGATGTTGAATTATGTGAAAAAGGATGTTTCGGAGGAATCACTTCGAAGTATGCTAAAAGAAGAGGGTATCGACGTCATCGACAATGCTAGCAAGCTGAATAGAAGATCTGTAGCGGTTCTTTTAGATAAGGTCTTGAACTTGTTCGATCAAGAGATTGACTATGCAGGAAATTTGAAAAACAAACAATTTTAA
- a CDS encoding RagB/SusD family nutrient uptake outer membrane protein has product MRNLKVLKYSAMALFSSAFISMNSCSIDVIPQDRYVEENIWADPSTIELYINGMYAEVKKFQFGLFPNLGYDNAMDALADGMKFTSNTPGNGTVNILISNANQFSPASVGLNYWGSGYDRIRRVNEFIGGLKTKSQSSDEEKVKYEAEARFIRAYAYFWLAKLHGSVIIFNDIEQYATKDNPRSSEEAVYDFIIEDLDFAAANLPNSNKSGRAGKGAAYALQSRAALFAGSIAKNDKKQFNSDPLTGINQAKANAYFTKAAQAAQATIDLGLYELDANFQSIFTNKNTKEAILRVDFVAPTVTHQYDLGYAPPKDALGNTLVYGVPTAELVDEFEMKDGSKFSWDNPAHAAAPYENREPRFYASILYNGATWKGRTINTSIADVNEGFIPFGQQGDPKRTVTGYYARKMLDPNNTTFVVNKSTQSWIELRFAEVYLNLAEAKAQLGEFAAASTALTALREKRGLPAASLPNLAKAMEVIEHERTVELAFEGHRFWDLRRWRKAHIELNGKKMTGHKPTPDGAGFTYEVVPADASDRSFTGKLYYLPIPESEVQVNLGLTQIQGW; this is encoded by the coding sequence ATGAGAAATTTAAAAGTATTAAAATATAGCGCGATGGCATTGTTTTCTTCGGCATTCATTAGTATGAATAGCTGTAGTATTGACGTCATCCCACAAGATAGATATGTTGAGGAAAATATTTGGGCTGATCCTTCGACCATTGAGTTATACATCAACGGAATGTATGCGGAAGTGAAAAAGTTCCAGTTCGGCTTGTTTCCCAATTTAGGTTATGATAATGCGATGGACGCGTTAGCCGATGGTATGAAGTTTACTTCCAATACTCCAGGTAATGGCACAGTCAATATCTTGATATCGAATGCAAATCAATTTTCCCCTGCGAGTGTAGGATTGAATTATTGGGGCTCGGGGTATGATAGAATTCGTCGTGTAAACGAATTTATTGGCGGACTAAAGACGAAGTCGCAATCAAGCGATGAAGAGAAGGTTAAATATGAAGCAGAAGCACGTTTCATCAGAGCGTATGCTTATTTCTGGTTGGCGAAACTACACGGATCTGTCATCATTTTTAATGATATCGAACAATATGCTACGAAGGACAACCCGCGGTCTAGTGAAGAGGCGGTTTATGATTTCATAATTGAAGATTTGGATTTCGCTGCAGCAAATTTACCGAACAGCAACAAGAGCGGACGCGCCGGAAAAGGAGCAGCCTATGCTTTACAATCGCGTGCAGCACTATTTGCAGGTTCAATTGCAAAGAATGATAAGAAGCAATTTAATTCAGATCCTTTAACAGGGATAAATCAAGCGAAAGCAAATGCATATTTCACTAAAGCTGCACAAGCTGCGCAAGCGACTATTGATTTGGGATTGTACGAGCTTGATGCCAACTTCCAGTCTATTTTTACAAATAAAAACACAAAAGAAGCTATTCTTCGTGTTGATTTCGTAGCTCCAACAGTTACGCATCAATATGATTTAGGATATGCTCCACCAAAAGACGCTTTAGGAAACACCTTGGTTTATGGCGTTCCGACTGCGGAATTAGTGGATGAATTTGAGATGAAAGACGGTAGTAAGTTTTCATGGGATAATCCTGCACATGCAGCAGCGCCTTATGAAAACCGTGAGCCGCGTTTCTATGCGAGTATTCTTTATAATGGTGCTACTTGGAAGGGGAGAACTATCAATACTAGCATCGCCGATGTGAATGAAGGTTTCATTCCATTTGGTCAACAAGGAGATCCGAAAAGGACGGTTACAGGTTATTATGCGAGAAAAATGTTGGATCCTAACAATACTACGTTTGTTGTTAACAAGAGTACGCAAAGTTGGATCGAGCTTCGTTTTGCTGAGGTATACTTAAACTTAGCGGAAGCGAAAGCACAATTGGGCGAATTCGCTGCTGCATCGACCGCTTTAACAGCCTTACGTGAAAAGCGTGGCTTACCGGCAGCTTCGCTGCCAAATCTTGCTAAAGCAATGGAAGTGATAGAGCATGAGCGTACCGTAGAATTGGCGTTTGAAGGTCACCGTTTTTGGGACTTACGCCGCTGGAGAAAGGCGCACATCGAACTTAATGGCAAGAAAATGACAGGGCATAAGCCTACACCAGATGGGGCGGGCTTTACTTACGAAGTTGTTCCAGCAGACGCTTCTGATCGTAGTTTCACGGGAAAATTATATTATTTACCAATTCCCGAGAGCGAAGTACAAGTTAATTTAGGTTTAACACAAATTCAAGGTTGGTAA
- a CDS encoding family 10 glycosylhydrolase — protein sequence MKWKSIFAALAIVAFGSCSKDSGGETPIEKPDPETPPTNETGKQVLVWVDARSNVFGTYGKFNSKEEIIKILDILKDCGVTGLVIDVKPSSGYTMYNSTYAKEFTNLDGKTKPMDYVEFVITEAKKREMKAYLSIVTFVEGDGSRKIGHAFDNADFKEKYESIVVKNTQGQLGRISETGKNIFVNPAQPEVQDRVLNMIKEIAGKFDLDGLMLDYARYTDINADFSDYSKQQFIAFMKEKYNDTQAEKMNFPTDIVSSWKEQSGQLLPNTTGKYYKQWLVYRTSVIQEFVKKARQAVKSVKPDVQFGAYVGAWYTTYYQVGVNWASKDYDPFQDFDLRFDWAYPGYGATGYFEELDMLMTGNYFTQIRLADNPATASLKYHWWSIEGSLNGIDYITKKKAPIYGSIDVGNVNYANKQEISKAIKYILSRTSGGVMLFDVVHMYAPQYNMLKQELFDAVKEGVKN from the coding sequence ATGAAATGGAAATCAATATTCGCAGCCTTAGCAATCGTTGCTTTTGGTTCTTGTTCCAAGGATTCTGGCGGAGAAACTCCGATAGAAAAACCAGATCCTGAGACACCTCCAACCAATGAAACCGGCAAGCAAGTCTTAGTATGGGTCGACGCTAGATCGAATGTATTTGGTACTTACGGGAAGTTCAATAGTAAAGAGGAGATCATCAAAATACTGGATATCCTAAAGGATTGTGGTGTAACGGGCTTGGTTATCGATGTTAAACCGAGTTCGGGATATACGATGTACAATAGTACCTATGCCAAAGAATTTACAAATTTAGACGGGAAAACCAAGCCCATGGACTACGTTGAATTCGTGATTACAGAAGCTAAAAAGCGTGAAATGAAAGCGTATCTGTCTATTGTCACCTTCGTTGAGGGAGACGGCAGTAGAAAAATCGGGCATGCGTTTGACAATGCGGATTTTAAAGAAAAGTATGAGTCTATCGTTGTAAAAAACACGCAGGGGCAGCTAGGAAGAATTTCGGAAACAGGTAAGAATATATTTGTCAATCCCGCACAACCGGAGGTCCAAGATAGAGTACTCAATATGATTAAGGAAATCGCAGGTAAATTCGACCTTGATGGACTGATGCTAGATTACGCTCGTTATACGGATATCAATGCTGACTTCTCAGACTATAGTAAACAGCAGTTTATTGCCTTCATGAAGGAAAAATATAACGATACCCAAGCGGAAAAGATGAACTTTCCAACTGATATCGTGAGTTCTTGGAAGGAACAGTCTGGTCAACTATTACCAAACACAACAGGTAAGTATTATAAACAATGGCTAGTTTATAGAACCAGTGTCATCCAGGAGTTTGTTAAGAAGGCTCGACAAGCTGTTAAATCAGTGAAACCGGATGTACAGTTTGGTGCATATGTAGGAGCTTGGTATACGACTTATTATCAAGTGGGAGTAAATTGGGCGAGCAAGGATTACGATCCTTTTCAAGATTTTGATTTGCGTTTCGACTGGGCGTATCCAGGCTACGGTGCTACAGGTTATTTTGAAGAGCTAGATATGTTGATGACTGGAAACTATTTTACGCAAATTCGTTTAGCAGATAATCCTGCGACAGCAAGCTTGAAATACCATTGGTGGAGTATTGAAGGATCGCTCAATGGAATAGACTATATCACAAAGAAAAAAGCACCGATTTATGGAAGTATTGATGTCGGCAATGTGAATTATGCAAATAAGCAAGAAATCAGTAAAGCCATAAAGTATATTCTATCGAGAACGTCGGGAGGGGTAATGCTTTTTGATGTGGTTCATATGTATGCCCCACAATATAATATGTTAAAGCAAGAGTTGTTTGATGCCGTTAAAGAAGGTGTAAAGAATTAA
- a CDS encoding DUF5018 domain-containing protein, giving the protein MKKIIRYTLAGLLLAVTFSSCQKPDYVEPNDKSEIADFYATLDGSGRERLFNSRISNDTVYVDIDYYYPINSDDEVDLSKVLLKASIPVDSRIEPSLEGISDLTKPINISVIAGDGSSKQYVIVANKKGNTDIVRASINFEDQTGVPQEVDAIIVGNVVNFSIVPGTQLVNPKLTYSLNKHAQGSITNGSTINLATDLPFTVTSAGDAKRTYSLKAVDAVKLPKGIRANSAKIMFAKKLNADLGITVNNMTNSLAVVGKHLVLNTRGENSLYINAFTGEKIGAIELGDKKGGLKNFNNTSDDAGNFFLNNLVPNDGNVFKLYRATSVDAPLVPYIEWDAAGKKLGRRVSIIGDVTKNALITAPFHGEGDKTFARWQVTNGALVSNTPTIVTISDYQWSNNNIDIIYTNPLDPTNEYYGVGYSDNRLARFNGVTNSVAANLERLEPNFIANSVDFINFNNGKYVAYNHINSFDWGSADQVFLIDTEGGFSGNPSLATTPGLVWAAPKGTYGRSGTLQPANANGTGDVIMAVSDNGFYLYLYFMFTNGYVVGVQYDCVDL; this is encoded by the coding sequence ATGAAAAAGATTATAAGATATACACTGGCAGGCCTATTATTAGCCGTGACATTCAGTTCTTGTCAAAAGCCAGATTATGTGGAGCCGAACGATAAGTCTGAAATTGCGGATTTTTATGCAACATTAGATGGTTCCGGGCGCGAAAGGTTATTCAATAGCCGTATTAGCAATGATACAGTTTATGTGGACATTGATTACTATTATCCTATCAATTCGGACGATGAAGTTGACTTGTCAAAGGTTCTATTAAAGGCTTCTATTCCGGTGGATTCGCGTATTGAACCATCATTAGAAGGCATTTCGGATTTAACAAAACCAATCAATATTTCAGTGATCGCTGGAGATGGGTCATCTAAACAATATGTGATTGTTGCCAACAAAAAAGGTAATACGGATATTGTTAGAGCGAGCATTAATTTTGAAGATCAGACGGGTGTTCCGCAAGAGGTTGATGCTATTATAGTTGGTAATGTGGTGAATTTCTCCATTGTTCCAGGTACGCAGTTGGTGAATCCAAAACTTACTTATTCACTAAACAAACATGCGCAGGGTTCCATTACGAATGGATCGACAATTAATTTAGCTACTGATCTGCCATTTACGGTAACTTCTGCGGGCGACGCCAAGCGCACTTACAGTCTAAAAGCTGTTGATGCTGTGAAGCTTCCGAAAGGAATTCGTGCAAACAGTGCTAAGATTATGTTCGCTAAGAAACTGAATGCTGATTTAGGGATTACCGTGAATAATATGACCAATAGTTTAGCGGTTGTGGGTAAGCATTTGGTATTGAATACAAGAGGTGAAAACTCGCTTTACATCAATGCCTTTACAGGAGAGAAGATAGGAGCAATAGAACTAGGCGATAAAAAAGGAGGTTTAAAGAATTTTAATAATACGTCTGATGATGCGGGTAATTTCTTCTTGAACAATCTAGTTCCTAATGACGGCAATGTATTCAAGTTGTATAGAGCAACTTCAGTTGATGCTCCATTGGTGCCTTATATCGAATGGGATGCTGCTGGTAAAAAGTTAGGAAGAAGGGTTTCCATTATTGGTGATGTAACGAAGAATGCACTGATTACTGCGCCGTTCCACGGCGAAGGGGATAAAACCTTTGCTCGTTGGCAAGTAACTAACGGTGCGTTGGTATCCAATACGCCTACCATCGTAACGATAAGTGATTACCAATGGTCGAATAATAATATCGATATCATTTATACAAATCCATTAGATCCAACAAACGAATACTACGGCGTAGGTTATTCGGACAATAGACTAGCGCGTTTCAACGGAGTGACTAATTCAGTTGCTGCTAATCTGGAAAGACTGGAGCCTAACTTTATCGCAAACTCAGTAGACTTTATCAATTTCAATAACGGTAAGTATGTTGCTTACAACCATATCAACAGTTTTGATTGGGGATCTGCGGATCAGGTTTTCTTGATTGATACAGAAGGAGGATTCTCTGGAAATCCATCTTTGGCAACAACGCCTGGTTTAGTTTGGGCAGCGCCTAAAGGTACCTACGGTCGGAGCGGGACACTCCAACCAGCAAATGCAAATGGTACAGGTGATGTCATTATGGCTGTATCGGACAATGGATTCTATCTATACTTATACTTTATGTTCACTAACGGTTATGTAGTTGGTGTTCAGTATGACTGTGTGGATTTATAA
- a CDS encoding SusC/RagA family TonB-linked outer membrane protein, with amino-acid sequence MNHLKKSKSLIFKMFCFMFLLMQTAASYAQSIVRGLIKDEQNAPIAGATVKVKGKSQTVMSDERGSFEVQVDALPVTLQVQFLGYQSREVLVNSATNNNITLSSEDNALEEVMVVAYGTQKKGTMVGSVAQIKGDELKRTPAQNITNTLAGRLPGLTAVQQSGRPGADGSSLYVRGIGTYGSNRSPLVIIDDVERPSSTLAYLDPNEIESISVLKDAVATAAYGVQAANGIIIVKTKSGKESPSKVSYDFSYSIGQNTRFPEFLDGPDYMTWYNKGIEVDNDFLINTGQAPAALVYSQDLIDAVRNGTNTNPLFGNTDWIGMLVDNNSQSQHHSATITGGNSNTQYFAAINHMDQDGVVANTNFKRYNVRTNLNSRLTDYLSVGLNVGLRNQITNTPGISPDNTAYMNPFYQAVRTLPNMPMFAPNGLPTSYNSNAGYVNPLAAVERSGYQKYNGNVFQGQANVTLRVPRVEGLQAKVQAAYDYSNQESKTWLTPYETMGRGRDQVTGDYVALSTLPGITKSTLRQGYSASYRKTLQASMNYDKVIATDHNLSVLALYEFSGQKGNLFSTGAANFPIDIIQEINYGSKDPLDYVMPTGSSDAEQARAGMVARVNYSYKSKYLLEAAARWDASANFAPENRWKSFPGVGLGWVVSNEDFFADFKGINYLKLKTSYGKSGNDRAQVGTFPYLATFVQNTAPVVVIDGKPVTAIYTSNIPNPSLKWEESTMFNVGFESFFLDNKLGFDFEWFYRHTTGILGSVGSLYPASIGGYYPSLANIGEMDNRGFDAQIKYNDTYGDFRLGLTGNINWSKNRYLKYQEPDGTPSYLSVIGRSVGEKTGFVVDGMIQTWEEANNAMSPSSGIIAPGSFKFRDLNGDGRLTRAEDMTFIGRSNVPELTFGLNIDMAYKGFDFSALFQGAALADVTLAGTYEGSSGTTGVDDNTPFTRTFYGFGNSPYFLVENSWTPDNPNAEFPRLSSYKATGMSAHNANKNSAWIRKGDYLRLKSVQLGYTLPKTLTERAKIENVRLFVTGSNLFTWDYLKYLDPEMPNVNNGFYPQQRIYSFGLNVTF; translated from the coding sequence ATGAATCATCTAAAAAAGAGTAAATCTTTGATTTTTAAGATGTTCTGTTTTATGTTCTTACTGATGCAAACGGCTGCTTCCTATGCGCAGTCTATCGTTCGCGGTTTGATCAAAGATGAACAGAACGCTCCGATTGCCGGAGCTACTGTGAAAGTAAAAGGTAAGAGTCAAACAGTGATGTCTGACGAACGGGGATCTTTTGAGGTTCAAGTTGATGCTTTACCAGTTACCCTTCAAGTTCAGTTTCTTGGCTATCAGTCGAGAGAGGTGTTAGTCAATAGCGCGACGAACAACAACATTACCTTGTCTTCAGAGGATAATGCATTAGAAGAGGTGATGGTTGTTGCTTACGGAACGCAAAAGAAAGGTACGATGGTAGGGTCAGTTGCTCAAATTAAAGGAGACGAACTGAAGCGTACTCCAGCGCAAAATATTACCAACACTTTGGCGGGACGTTTGCCAGGATTAACGGCTGTACAGCAGTCGGGTCGTCCGGGAGCTGATGGCTCGTCACTTTATGTTCGAGGTATAGGAACCTATGGTTCTAATAGAAGTCCATTAGTTATCATTGATGATGTGGAAAGACCTTCTTCGACCTTAGCTTATTTAGATCCTAATGAAATCGAATCCATTTCGGTATTAAAAGATGCGGTTGCTACTGCGGCATACGGTGTGCAGGCAGCGAACGGTATCATCATCGTAAAGACTAAATCTGGTAAAGAGTCACCTTCTAAAGTATCGTATGATTTTTCTTACAGTATCGGGCAAAATACACGTTTTCCTGAATTCCTGGATGGACCAGATTATATGACATGGTATAATAAGGGGATTGAAGTAGATAATGATTTCTTAATTAATACAGGGCAAGCTCCAGCGGCACTTGTTTACTCGCAGGATTTAATTGATGCCGTTCGTAACGGTACGAATACTAATCCTTTATTTGGAAATACAGATTGGATCGGCATGTTGGTAGACAACAATTCACAATCGCAGCATCATTCTGCGACTATTACCGGCGGAAATTCGAATACACAATACTTCGCGGCAATTAACCATATGGATCAAGATGGTGTTGTCGCTAATACGAACTTTAAACGTTACAACGTACGTACGAACTTAAACAGTCGCTTAACAGACTATTTATCTGTTGGATTGAATGTTGGCTTGCGTAATCAAATTACCAATACGCCAGGTATTTCTCCTGATAATACAGCATATATGAACCCATTCTATCAAGCGGTTCGTACTTTACCAAACATGCCAATGTTTGCGCCGAATGGTTTGCCGACTTCGTACAATTCCAATGCTGGTTATGTGAATCCATTAGCAGCGGTAGAACGTTCAGGTTATCAGAAATACAATGGGAATGTATTCCAAGGGCAAGCAAATGTTACCCTACGCGTTCCTCGTGTGGAAGGCTTACAAGCGAAAGTGCAAGCAGCATATGATTATTCTAATCAGGAAAGCAAAACTTGGTTAACTCCATATGAAACAATGGGACGTGGTCGGGATCAGGTTACTGGAGATTATGTAGCTCTTTCGACTTTACCAGGAATTACAAAAAGTACTTTGCGTCAGGGTTACTCTGCAAGCTATAGAAAGACGCTTCAGGCGAGCATGAACTATGATAAAGTGATTGCTACGGATCATAACTTATCGGTTTTAGCGCTATATGAATTCTCTGGCCAAAAGGGGAACTTATTCTCCACAGGGGCTGCTAATTTCCCAATTGATATCATCCAAGAAATTAACTACGGGTCAAAAGATCCTTTAGATTATGTGATGCCTACTGGTTCTTCAGATGCGGAGCAAGCTCGCGCAGGTATGGTTGCACGTGTCAACTACTCTTATAAGAGCAAGTACCTGTTAGAAGCAGCAGCACGTTGGGATGCATCGGCAAATTTTGCACCGGAGAATCGTTGGAAATCATTTCCAGGCGTAGGTTTAGGTTGGGTTGTTTCTAATGAGGACTTTTTTGCAGACTTTAAGGGTATCAATTATTTGAAGTTGAAAACCTCTTATGGTAAATCCGGTAATGACCGTGCACAGGTAGGTACATTTCCTTATTTGGCCACATTCGTTCAAAATACGGCGCCTGTTGTCGTGATCGACGGTAAGCCGGTGACTGCTATTTACACATCGAATATTCCCAATCCATCGTTGAAATGGGAAGAGTCAACCATGTTTAACGTAGGCTTTGAATCCTTCTTCTTAGATAACAAGCTAGGCTTTGATTTCGAATGGTTCTACCGTCATACAACGGGAATCTTAGGAAGCGTTGGTAGTTTATATCCTGCTTCGATTGGCGGTTATTATCCAAGTTTGGCGAATATTGGTGAAATGGATAACCGCGGATTTGACGCACAGATTAAATATAATGATACTTACGGCGACTTCCGTTTAGGGCTAACTGGTAATATTAACTGGTCGAAAAACAGATATCTGAAATATCAAGAACCAGATGGTACTCCTTCTTATTTAAGCGTCATTGGCCGTTCTGTTGGCGAAAAAACTGGTTTTGTTGTAGATGGAATGATTCAAACCTGGGAAGAAGCGAATAACGCGATGTCTCCAAGTTCAGGCATTATTGCTCCAGGTTCATTTAAGTTCAGAGACTTAAATGGGGATGGCCGTTTAACTCGTGCAGAGGATATGACTTTCATTGGTCGTTCGAATGTACCTGAATTAACCTTCGGATTGAACATTGATATGGCATATAAGGGTTTTGATTTTTCAGCTTTATTCCAAGGTGCGGCTTTGGCGGATGTGACCCTAGCGGGAACATATGAAGGTTCTTCCGGAACGACTGGCGTTGATGACAATACACCATTCACGAGGACGTTCTACGGTTTTGGTAACTCACCTTACTTCTTAGTTGAGAACTCTTGGACACCGGATAATCCAAATGCGGAATTTCCACGTTTAAGCTCCTACAAAGCAACAGGTATGTCAGCACATAATGCGAACAAGAACTCGGCATGGATTCGTAAAGGAGATTATTTACGCTTGAAGTCGGTGCAGTTAGGTTATACTTTGCCAAAGACATTAACTGAGAGAGCGAAGATCGAAAATGTTCGTTTGTTCGTAACAGGATCCAATTTATTTACATGGGATTATTTGAAATATTTAGATCCAGAGATGCCAAATGTGAACAATGGTTTCTATCCACAACAACGGATTTATTCATTTGGTCTTAACGTCACTTTTTAA